The following proteins are co-located in the Anas platyrhynchos isolate ZD024472 breed Pekin duck chromosome 1, IASCAAS_PekinDuck_T2T, whole genome shotgun sequence genome:
- the KCTD4 gene encoding BTB/POZ domain-containing protein KCTD4, translating into MERKSNRRAKESEEIHGASEGSEQDKDYKTSLVTLNVGGYLYITQKQTLTKYPDSFLEGIINGKIMCPFDADGHYFIDRDGLLFRHILNFLRNGELLLPEGFRENQLLAHEADFFQLKVLSDAVKSKWEKEQLASRETTFLEITDSHDRSQGLRIFCNAPDFIAKIKSRIVLVSKSRLDGFPEEFSVSSNIIQFKYFIKSENGTRLVLKEDNTFVCTLETLKFEAIMMALKCGFRLLTSLDCSKGSIVHSDALHFIK; encoded by the coding sequence ATGGAGAGAAAATCAAACCGAAGAGCAAAGGAATCTGAGGAAATACACGGCGCCTCCGAAGGCTCGGAGCAAGACAAGGACTACAAAACGTCTCTGGTTACCCTGAACGTTGGTGGCTATCTGTACATCACGCAGAAACAGACGCTAACCAAGTATCCAGACTCCTTTCTTGAAGGTATCATCAATGGCAAGATAATGTGCCCTTTCGATGCAGATGGACATTACTTCATAGACAGAGATGGACTCCTTTTCAGGCACATTCTGAACTTCCTCCGAAATGGAGAACTTCTGCTCCCGGAAGGGTTTCGAGAAAATCAACTTTTGGCACatgaagcagatttttttcagcttaagGTGTTATCAGACGCAGTGAAATCCAAGTGGGAGAAGGAGCAGCTAGCGTCTCGAGAGACTACTTTCCTGGAGATCACTGACAGCCACGACCGTTCCCAGGGTCTCAGGATCTTTTGTAACGCTCCCGATTTCATAGCAAAAATTAAATCCCGCATCGTGCTGGTGTCCAAAAGCAGGCTGGATGGCTTTCCCGAGGAGTTTTCTGTGTCTTCGAATATCATCCAATTCAAATACTTCATCAAGTCCGAAAACGGTACGCGGCTCGTGCTGAAGGAGGACAACACCTTTGTCTGCACCCTGGAGACTCTTAAGTTTGAGGCTATCATGATGGCTTTAAAATGTGGATTTAGACTGCTGACCAGCCTGGATTGCTCGAAAGGGTCTATTGTTCACAGCGATGCACTTCATTTTATCAAGTAA